In Gemmatimonadota bacterium, the following proteins share a genomic window:
- a CDS encoding sugar phosphate isomerase/epimerase has translation MKPGITQLCLARQDLEADLSKARNLGYEAIELVFSDSGFPNIDASTPEIAAVGEACRNHGLELSSMIAIRGDAGSLLSPSAEERAKRVAILKRGFEIAEILGVDALLLHPGALDPASSYGTTWDNFRDALRDLAPEAERRGTRIGIENVWNQFMLSPREARQLVDEVGSPAVGIYLDTANMILYGYPDMWIKELGRRIFKVHVKDFLRGEGAWVQLMDGDTDWPAVMTELRGISFDGALVSEVGGDDDNMRETAERIRRIIAL, from the coding sequence ATGAAGCCAGGCATCACGCAACTCTGTCTCGCCCGCCAGGATCTCGAAGCGGATCTCTCAAAGGCCCGAAACCTGGGCTACGAGGCCATCGAACTGGTTTTCTCCGACAGCGGTTTCCCGAACATTGACGCCTCGACCCCGGAGATCGCCGCCGTGGGGGAGGCCTGCAGGAACCACGGCCTCGAACTGAGTTCCATGATCGCCATCCGCGGCGATGCCGGATCCCTGCTATCGCCGTCCGCGGAAGAACGGGCGAAGCGGGTTGCCATCCTCAAGCGCGGTTTCGAAATCGCCGAGATCCTGGGGGTGGACGCCCTCCTTCTGCATCCCGGAGCGCTCGATCCGGCGAGCTCCTACGGGACGACCTGGGACAACTTCCGCGACGCCCTGCGTGATCTCGCGCCCGAGGCGGAACGTCGCGGCACACGGATCGGCATCGAGAACGTGTGGAACCAGTTCATGCTGAGTCCCCGGGAAGCCCGCCAGCTCGTCGACGAGGTCGGGTCGCCCGCCGTCGGGATCTACCTGGACACGGCCAACATGATCCTCTACGGCTACCCCGACATGTGGATCAAGGAACTGGGCCGCCGGATCTTCAAGGTGCACGTGAAGGACTTCCTGCGCGGGGAAGGCGCCTGGGTCCAGCTGATGGATGGCGACACGGACTGGCCTGCGGTCATGACCGAACTGCGCGGCATCAGTTTCGACGGAGCCCTGGTGAGCGAGGTCGGCGGCGACGACGACAACATGCGGGAAACCGCCGAGCGCATCCGGAGGATCATCGCCCTGTAG
- a CDS encoding peroxiredoxin family protein has protein sequence MGQLQSDYERIAALDTELLFINPEDLDQTRDFVAKSKVTREALSFRVLADPDRAIPTKFKIQKATDKGTEVIPTAFIIDKEGVLRFKYVGSDPFDRPSTDSLVEILDMIEG, from the coding sequence CTGGGGCAGTTGCAATCCGATTACGAACGCATAGCAGCACTCGACACCGAATTACTCTTCATCAATCCCGAAGACCTCGACCAGACCAGGGACTTCGTCGCCAAATCGAAAGTCACGCGGGAAGCGCTTTCCTTCCGCGTTCTCGCCGACCCGGATCGGGCCATTCCCACCAAGTTCAAGATCCAGAAAGCGACCGACAAGGGGACGGAAGTCATTCCCACGGCCTTCATCATCGACAAGGAAGGCGTCCTTCGGTTCAAGTACGTGGGTTCGGATCCCTTCGACCGGCCGTCGACAGACAGCCTGGTGGAGATCCTGGATATGATCGAAGGGTAG
- a CDS encoding redoxin domain-containing protein has translation MIHTLARWCFALALVGLVAESADAQPRNLAPRLSEAAPEFSLQDVNGETVNFADYKGSKNLLVVVDRGWIGYW, from the coding sequence ATGATTCATACACTGGCGCGGTGGTGCTTCGCCCTGGCCCTGGTCGGCCTGGTGGCGGAGTCCGCCGACGCGCAACCCCGTAACTTGGCGCCGAGGCTGAGTGAGGCCGCACCGGAGTTCAGCCTGCAGGACGTCAACGGCGAAACCGTCAACTTCGCCGATTACAAGGGCAGCAAGAACCTGCTTGTGGTCGTCGACCGCGGCTGGATAGGCTACTGGTGA
- a CDS encoding nucleoside triphosphate pyrophosphohydrolase — protein sequence MKRVDHNKLVRDRIPDIIAAAGDRPTTRVLDRAEYIHELRRKLVEEVGEFNTSNDAEELVDILEVVYAIASRMGIDPIQLEKMRNAKKEKRGGFETKVFLIHTEPRE from the coding sequence ATGAAACGAGTTGACCACAACAAGCTTGTGCGGGACAGGATTCCCGATATCATTGCTGCTGCGGGCGATCGTCCGACGACCCGAGTTCTCGACAGGGCCGAGTATATTCATGAACTCAGACGCAAACTTGTGGAGGAAGTCGGGGAATTCAACACTTCCAATGACGCCGAGGAATTAGTTGATATCCTGGAGGTGGTATACGCTATTGCGTCTCGAATGGGAATTGATCCGATACAACTCGAGAAAATGAGAAACGCGAAGAAGGAGAAAAGAGGAGGATTTGAAACGAAGGTCTTTCTTATCCATACTGAACCGCGTGAATAA
- a CDS encoding SRPBCC family protein gives MTMHDDIDPALDLVLERHIPDVTPAQLWRAWTEPEALKRWFTPKPWETTACEIDLRPGGAFGTTMRSPEGEEVSGTGCYLEIVEHRRLVWTDALEPGYRPGASPFMTAIITMAPEGDGTRYRALVRHHDEAARQKHEEMGFFTGWGTALDQLVEHARKLD, from the coding sequence ATGACCATGCACGACGACATCGATCCAGCCCTGGATCTCGTCCTTGAGCGCCACATCCCGGACGTCACGCCCGCCCAGCTATGGCGAGCCTGGACCGAGCCCGAGGCGTTAAAGCGATGGTTCACGCCGAAGCCGTGGGAGACGACGGCCTGTGAAATCGATCTGCGGCCCGGCGGCGCCTTCGGCACGACGATGCGCTCACCCGAAGGCGAAGAGGTATCGGGCACAGGGTGCTATCTGGAGATCGTCGAGCACCGGAGGCTCGTATGGACCGATGCACTGGAGCCAGGCTATCGTCCGGGTGCGTCACCATTCATGACGGCCATCATCACGATGGCGCCCGAAGGCGACGGTACGCGCTATCGTGCGCTTGTACGGCATCACGACGAAGCCGCACGCCAAAAGCACGAGGAAATGGGGTTTTTTACAGGCTGGGGCACGGCACTCGATCAACTCGTTGAGCACGCGCGGAAACTTGACTGA